In Temnothorax longispinosus isolate EJ_2023e chromosome 10, Tlon_JGU_v1, whole genome shotgun sequence, a single window of DNA contains:
- the LOC139820302 gene encoding aminopeptidase N-like isoform X2 encodes MVWTRFKTTYNISAYHVAVVLSDLYPISENVWGRKSVESHIKFAREIAENTTLYLKNKFHKAQFPPKVDHVVVPCFRDEGLESWGLVLYSEAAIIYDEKLDSIAWKIEVARMVARKMVHQLYGNLISQSWWSYMWLNKGIASLLTTEIIKEYINYRYPDLFTVQLQYECLRLNDYYDMPLVSKVVTREDINSLFSFTYYVKAPAFVRVLEQMVSPDTFQTGLKKYLNKYQLRSIDISTNTADKFFDLLLRYDDEAYGHLKKTLSEWSKQKRYPVLEVTQESSGDLAKIKLSQEYVNETYGQNLWIHVTYDTQSRGENSKWLNPDNPHFHLTDIFKNDWIVVNARQTGYYRVNYDKDNWEKLMKHLNSEEFELSHEFIHVLNRAQIISDAYYFLLRNKLDFPFFKNLTYYLTREIDYIAWYPMFKIMEEMSGFFPFPESTEIKEHLQKISESVLRKIIHTDKNVMYEFTECLRQEAAKWACNLDSSECTHSAHLKLTSLHKKRLSPVWKEWTYCKGLMSASNSSWNEVFHSGVLDNNLLRFLACTKNHTVIIGYLDLLKSGRFTKPQHRITVFHSIIARHARNELVLTYILDNFANVVPKEIKKIVALTDIINNLYSIDHLEFKVYNYVRFHFSDEMLSHLKTKIYRRLAQINEHVDYFKSFLMTKLIYA; translated from the exons ATGGTTTGGACACGCTTCAAGACAACGTATAATATATCCGCTTATCACGTAGCGGTTGTACTGTCCGATCTTTATCCCATTTCTGAGAATGTATGGGGCAGGAAAAGCGTGGAATCGCACATAAAATTCGCACGGGAAATTGCTGAAAATACTAccttgtatttgaaaaacaagtTTCACAAAGCACAATTTCCACCGAAAGTAGATCATGTTGTAGTCCCGTGTTTCCGAGACGAAGGCCTGGAAAGTTGGGGACTCGTTCTTTATAG tGAAGCAGCTATTATCTACGATGAAAAGTTAGATTCCATTGCATGGAAAATTGAAGTAGCTCGCATGGTAGCGCGTAAAATGGTACATCAATTATATGGCAACCTAATCAGCCAATCCTGGTGGTCTTATATGTGGTTAAACAAGGGTATTGCTTCGCTTCTGACAACGGAGATCATCAAAGAG tatataaattatcggTACCCGGATTTATTCACGGTACAACTTCAATATGAGTGTCTCCGTTTGAATGATTATTATGACATGCCCCTTGTATCAAAAGTCGTTACACGCGAAGACAtaaattctcttttctcttttacttATTACGTTAAAG CACCTGCATTTGTACGTGTATTGGAACAAATGGTATCTCCAGATACATTTCAAACAGGtctcaaaaagtatttaaacaaata CCAGCTTAGATCCATCGATATTTCGACTAACACAGCTGACAAATTCTTCGATCTTCTACTACGTTATGACGACGAAGCATATGgtcatttaaaaaagacattGAGTGAATGGTCGAAACAAAAGCGCTATCCCGTACTGGAAGTGACGCAAGAATCTTCAGGAGATCTggccaaaataaaattatcgcaaGAATATGTTAATGAAACATATGGGCAAAACTTGTGGATACATGTGACTTATGATACACAGAGCCGTGGTGAAAACAGCAAATGGCTGAATCCGGACAATCCACATTTTCACCtaactgatatttttaaaaacgacTGGATTGTTGTCAACGCACGACAAACTg GATACTATCGTGTTAATTACGACAAGGATAATTGGGAAAAACTTATGAAACATCTAAATTCAGAGGAATTTGAGTTAAGTCATGAGTTTATTCATGTACTGAATCGTGCTCAGATCATCAGTGAcgcatattattttctattaagaAACAAACTTGACTTtcctttctttaaaaatcTCACATACTATTTAACAAGAGAGATAGATTATATAGCGTGGTATccaatgtttaaaattatggaAGAGATGTCGGGCTTTTTCCCATTTCCAGAAAGTACGGAAATCAAG gAACACCTTCAGAAGATCTCGGAATCTGTTCTGAGAAAGATAATACATACAGacaaaaatgtaatgtatgAATTTACTGAATGTTTAAGACAAGAAGCCGCAAAATGGGCATGCAACCTGGATTCTTCGGAGTGTACTCATAGTGCCCATCTGAAATTAACATCACTTCACAAAAAGCG ACTTTCGCCGGTTTGGAAGGAATGGACATACTGTAAAGGACTGATGTCAGCGAGCAATAGTTCATGGAATGAAGTGTTTCATTCAGGAGTATTAGATAATAACCTTTTACGATTTTTAGCGTGCACTAAAAATCATACCGTCATCATCGGTTATCTCGATTTATTGAAATCGGGACGTTTTACTAAACCACAACATCGTATCACAGTTTTCCATTCCATTATTGCACGACATGCGAGAAATGAATTAGTGCTTACTTATATTCTAGACAATTTTGCAAATGTTGTACCTAA GGAGATTAAGAAGATTGTAGCGTTaacagatattattaataatctgtaTTCTATAGATCACCTTGAGTTTAAG GTTTATAACTACGTACGATTTCATTTCTCTGATGAAATGCTTTCACATCTtaaaacaaagatatataGACGATTGGCACAAATCAATGAACACGTTGACTATTTCAAAAGCTTTTTAATGACGAAGTTAATTTATGCCTAA
- the LOC139820302 gene encoding aminopeptidase N-like isoform X1, which produces MELLKLLLFGNLLFIAVKAIITDKVLDEDKCIDRESIELIQYDIELITYINEKDYKNIEIDIDIYKQFKPVFDKQRANGDFIFQGQSTMFFRPKSDDVNIICLNYKNLLIATLATEITYSSSNGTSTTIKPRSHELSGHKQTVALYFDDVVPSNFYNYRLIMKFVGRITNNTGSFYKTPYINDQGEKKWFIAAADFHGAGAREIFPCWDQPDIRTNFNISIKNNQKYIALSNSPSEDYVETTDDSGMVWTRFKTTYNISAYHVAVVLSDLYPISENVWGRKSVESHIKFAREIAENTTLYLKNKFHKAQFPPKVDHVVVPCFRDEGLESWGLVLYSEAAIIYDEKLDSIAWKIEVARMVARKMVHQLYGNLISQSWWSYMWLNKGIASLLTTEIIKEYINYRYPDLFTVQLQYECLRLNDYYDMPLVSKVVTREDINSLFSFTYYVKAPAFVRVLEQMVSPDTFQTGLKKYLNKYQLRSIDISTNTADKFFDLLLRYDDEAYGHLKKTLSEWSKQKRYPVLEVTQESSGDLAKIKLSQEYVNETYGQNLWIHVTYDTQSRGENSKWLNPDNPHFHLTDIFKNDWIVVNARQTGYYRVNYDKDNWEKLMKHLNSEEFELSHEFIHVLNRAQIISDAYYFLLRNKLDFPFFKNLTYYLTREIDYIAWYPMFKIMEEMSGFFPFPESTEIKEHLQKISESVLRKIIHTDKNVMYEFTECLRQEAAKWACNLDSSECTHSAHLKLTSLHKKRLSPVWKEWTYCKGLMSASNSSWNEVFHSGVLDNNLLRFLACTKNHTVIIGYLDLLKSGRFTKPQHRITVFHSIIARHARNELVLTYILDNFANVVPKEIKKIVALTDIINNLYSIDHLEFKVYNYVRFHFSDEMLSHLKTKIYRRLAQINEHVDYFKSFLMTKLIYA; this is translated from the exons ATGgaattactaaaattattgttatttggtAATCTATTATTCATTGCTGTAAAGGCTATTATTACCGACAAAGTCTTGGATGAAGACAAATGTATAGATAGGGAGTCAATTGAATTAATACAATATGATATCGAATTAATAACATACATCAACGAGAAAGACTATAAGAACATagaaatagatatagatatttataaacaatttaaaccaGTTTTCGACAAGCAACGAGCAAACGGCGATTTCATCTTCCAAGGTCAATCAACTATGTTTTTTCGACCTAAAAGTGACGACGTAAACATAATATGTCTGAATTATAAAAACCTGCTAATAGCTACATTGGCCACAGAAATTACTTATTCTTCTAGTAATGGTACAAGTACGACCATTAAACCGAGGTCGCATGAACTTAGTGGACACAAACAAACTGTCGCCCTTTATTTTGATGACGTTGTCCCGtctaacttttataattatcgccTAATCATGAAATTTGTCGGtagaataactaataatacaGGAAGCTTTTACAAGACACCCTACATAAACGATcaaggagaaaaaaa ATGGTTTATCGCAGCAGCCGATTTCCATGGGGCTGGGGCCCGAGAAATATTTCCATGCTGGGACCAGCCAGATATCAGaacaaattttaacatttccaTAAAGAATAATCAAAAATACATAGCTTTATCGAATTCACCGAGTGAAGACTACGTGGAGACTACAGATGACAGCGGGATGGTTTGGACACGCTTCAAGACAACGTATAATATATCCGCTTATCACGTAGCGGTTGTACTGTCCGATCTTTATCCCATTTCTGAGAATGTATGGGGCAGGAAAAGCGTGGAATCGCACATAAAATTCGCACGGGAAATTGCTGAAAATACTAccttgtatttgaaaaacaagtTTCACAAAGCACAATTTCCACCGAAAGTAGATCATGTTGTAGTCCCGTGTTTCCGAGACGAAGGCCTGGAAAGTTGGGGACTCGTTCTTTATAG tGAAGCAGCTATTATCTACGATGAAAAGTTAGATTCCATTGCATGGAAAATTGAAGTAGCTCGCATGGTAGCGCGTAAAATGGTACATCAATTATATGGCAACCTAATCAGCCAATCCTGGTGGTCTTATATGTGGTTAAACAAGGGTATTGCTTCGCTTCTGACAACGGAGATCATCAAAGAG tatataaattatcggTACCCGGATTTATTCACGGTACAACTTCAATATGAGTGTCTCCGTTTGAATGATTATTATGACATGCCCCTTGTATCAAAAGTCGTTACACGCGAAGACAtaaattctcttttctcttttacttATTACGTTAAAG CACCTGCATTTGTACGTGTATTGGAACAAATGGTATCTCCAGATACATTTCAAACAGGtctcaaaaagtatttaaacaaata CCAGCTTAGATCCATCGATATTTCGACTAACACAGCTGACAAATTCTTCGATCTTCTACTACGTTATGACGACGAAGCATATGgtcatttaaaaaagacattGAGTGAATGGTCGAAACAAAAGCGCTATCCCGTACTGGAAGTGACGCAAGAATCTTCAGGAGATCTggccaaaataaaattatcgcaaGAATATGTTAATGAAACATATGGGCAAAACTTGTGGATACATGTGACTTATGATACACAGAGCCGTGGTGAAAACAGCAAATGGCTGAATCCGGACAATCCACATTTTCACCtaactgatatttttaaaaacgacTGGATTGTTGTCAACGCACGACAAACTg GATACTATCGTGTTAATTACGACAAGGATAATTGGGAAAAACTTATGAAACATCTAAATTCAGAGGAATTTGAGTTAAGTCATGAGTTTATTCATGTACTGAATCGTGCTCAGATCATCAGTGAcgcatattattttctattaagaAACAAACTTGACTTtcctttctttaaaaatcTCACATACTATTTAACAAGAGAGATAGATTATATAGCGTGGTATccaatgtttaaaattatggaAGAGATGTCGGGCTTTTTCCCATTTCCAGAAAGTACGGAAATCAAG gAACACCTTCAGAAGATCTCGGAATCTGTTCTGAGAAAGATAATACATACAGacaaaaatgtaatgtatgAATTTACTGAATGTTTAAGACAAGAAGCCGCAAAATGGGCATGCAACCTGGATTCTTCGGAGTGTACTCATAGTGCCCATCTGAAATTAACATCACTTCACAAAAAGCG ACTTTCGCCGGTTTGGAAGGAATGGACATACTGTAAAGGACTGATGTCAGCGAGCAATAGTTCATGGAATGAAGTGTTTCATTCAGGAGTATTAGATAATAACCTTTTACGATTTTTAGCGTGCACTAAAAATCATACCGTCATCATCGGTTATCTCGATTTATTGAAATCGGGACGTTTTACTAAACCACAACATCGTATCACAGTTTTCCATTCCATTATTGCACGACATGCGAGAAATGAATTAGTGCTTACTTATATTCTAGACAATTTTGCAAATGTTGTACCTAA GGAGATTAAGAAGATTGTAGCGTTaacagatattattaataatctgtaTTCTATAGATCACCTTGAGTTTAAG GTTTATAACTACGTACGATTTCATTTCTCTGATGAAATGCTTTCACATCTtaaaacaaagatatataGACGATTGGCACAAATCAATGAACACGTTGACTATTTCAAAAGCTTTTTAATGACGAAGTTAATTTATGCCTAA
- the LOC139820267 gene encoding aminopeptidase N-like, with protein sequence MELLKLLLFGNLLFIAVKTITGKVSLDEDNRIDRESIELIQYDIELITYINETGYKNIDIYNKFKSYFDEQRAKGNFIFQGQSTMFFRLKSEDVNRIYLHIQNLIIDEAATEITYISSDGINTIIKPRMHEYDNKTQTVALYVDDVVLYNIYNYRLIMKFVGRITDNTGSFFKTPYINDQGEKKWFIAAADFHGAGAREIFPCWDEPDIRTNFNISIKNNQKYIALSNSPSEDYVEITDDSGMVWTRFKTTYNISAYHVAVVLSDLYPISENVWGRKSVESHIEFARKVAENVTLYLKDTFYKSQFPPKVDHVVVPGFRDEGLESWGLVLYRETAIIYDEKLDPIAWKIEVARMVARKMVHQLYGNLISQSWWSYMWLNEGIASFLAMKIIEKYINSQYPDLFTVQYQHESLRLNDYYDMPLVSKVATPEDINSLFSFTYYVKAPAFVRILEQTVSPSTFQIGLDDYLNKYQLRSIDISTNTADKLFDLLQATLLPHNHIKYANLKKKLSEWPKQKRYPVLEVTRESSGNMIKIKLSQDYVNENMGKTLWTYVTYATYSYLQSRFYEGDNWLSAQNPHFYLTDINKNDWIIVNSRQTGYYRVNYDKDNWKNLIYHLNYKYSEKYSNIHVLNRAQIIDDAYYFLLRNKLDFTFFKDLTYYLPNETNYIAWYPMFKIMEEMSGFFPFPESTEIKEHFQRILVSVLRKIGYTDKVKEDVFTECLRQEAAKWACNLHSLECTDGAILKLTSSLHKKRLSPVWKEWAYCKGLMSTSIMLWYQVLHSAVSDNDLLRFLACTKNHTIIIRYLDLFKSGRFTKPQHRITVFHSIIARHARNELVLTYILDNFANVVPKEIKKIVALTDIINHLYSQDQLDKVKINEFKVYDYAHNNFFDKVFKHIIQKINLRSSEITKHVDYFKSFLMTKLIYV encoded by the exons ATGgaattactaaaattattgttatttggtAATCTATTATTCATTGCTGTAAAAACTATTACCGGCAAAGTCTCGTTGGATGAAGACAATCGTATAGATAGGGAGTCAATTGAATTGATACAATATGATATCGAATTAATAACATACATCAACGAGACAGGCTATAAGAACATAGATAtctataacaaatttaaatcatatttcGACGAGCAACGAGCAAAAGGCAATTTCATCTTCCAAGGTCAATCAACTATGTTTTTTCGACTTAAAAGTGAAGACGTAAACAGAATATATCTGCATATACAAAACCTGATAATAGATGAAGCGGCCACagaaattacttatatttctAGTGATGGTATAAATACGATCATTAAACCGAGGATGCATGAATACGATAACAAAACACAAACTGTCGCCCTTTATGTTGATGACGTTGTCctgtataacatttataattatcgccTAATCATGAAATTTGTCGGTAGAATAACTGATAATACAGGAAGCTTTTTCAAGACACCCTACATAAACGATcaaggagaaaaaaa aTGGTTCATCGCAGCAGCCGATTTCCATGGGGCTGGGGCCCGAGAAATATTTCCATGTTGGGACGAGCCGGATATCAGgacaaattttaacatttccaTAAAGAATAATCAAAAATACATAGCTTTATCGAATTCACCGAGTGAAGACTACGTGGAGATTACAGATGACAGCGGGATGGTTTGGACACGCTTCAAGACAACGTATAATATATCCGCTTATCACGTAGCGGTTGTATTATCCGATCTTTATCCTATTTCTGAGAATGTATGGGGCAGGAAAAGCGTGGAATCGCACATAGAATTCGCACGGAAAGTTGCTGAAAATGTCACATTGTATTTGAAAGACACGTTTTACAAATCACAATTTCCACCGAAAGTAGATCATGTTGTAGTCCCGGGTTTCCGAGACGAAGGCCTGGAAAGTTGGGGACTCGTTCTTTATAG agaaacaGCTATTATCTACGATGAAAAGTTAGATCCCATTGCATGGAAAATTGAAGTAGCTCGCATGGTAGCGCGTAAAATGGTACATCAATTATATGGCAATCTAATCAGCCAATCCTGGTGGTCTTATATGTGGTTAAACGAGGGTATTGCTTCGTTCCTGGCAATGAAGATCATCGAAAAG TATATAAATTCCCAGTACCCGGATTTATTCACAGTACAATATCAACATGAGTCTCTCCGTTTGAATGATTATTACGACATGCCCCTTGTATCAAAAGTCGCCACACCCGAGGACATAAATTCTCTATTCTCTTTTACTTATTACGTTAAAG CACCTGCATTTGTACGTATATTGGAACAAACGGTATCTCCAAGTACATTTCAAATAGGTCTCGatgattatttaaacaaata CCAGCTTAGATCCATCGATATTTCGACTAACACAGCTGACAAATTGTTCGATCTTCTACAAGCAACTCTACTACCTCATaaccatataaaatatgctaatttaaaaaagaaattaagtgAATGGCCGAAACAAAAGCGCTATCCCGTACTGGAGGTGACGCGAGAATCTTCAGGAAACatgatcaaaataaaattatcgcaaGACTATGTTAATGAAAATATGGGCAAAACCTTGTGGACATATGTGACTTATGCTACGTACTCATACTTACAGAGCCGTTTTTATGAAGGCGATAATTGGCTGAGTGCGCAAAATCCACATTTTTACTTaactgatattaataaaaacgactGGATTATTGTCAACTCGCGACAAACTg GATACTATCGTGTTAATTACGACAAGGATAATTGGAAAAATCTTATATACcatctaaattataaatattcagaGAAATATTCCAATATACATGTACTCAATCGTGCTCAGATCATCGATGAcgcatattattttctattaaggAACAAACTTGATTTCACTTTCTTTAAAGATCTCACATACTATTTACCAaatgaaacaaattatatagcgTGGTATccaatgtttaaaattatggaAGAGATGTCGGGCTTTTTCCCATTTCCAGAAAGTACGGAAATCAAG gAACATTTTCAGAGAATCTTGGTATCTGTTCTGAGAAAGATAGGATATACAGACAAAGTAAAAGAGGATGTTTTTACTGAATGTTTAAGACAAGAAGCCGCAAAATGGGCATGCAACTTGCATTCATTGGAGTGTACTGATGGTGCCATTCTGAAATTAACATCATCACTTCACAAAAAGCG ACTTTCGCCGGTTTGGAAGGAATGGGCATACTGTAAAGGATTGATGTCAACGAGTATAATGTTATGGTATCAAGTGTTGCATTCAGCAGTATCAGATAATGACCTTCTACGATTTTTAGCGTGCACTAAAAATCATACCATCATCATCCGTTATctcgatttatttaaatcggGACGTTTTACTAAACCACAACATCGTATCACAGTTTTCCATTCCATTATTGCACGACATGCGAGAAATGAATTAGTGCTCACTTATATTCTAGACAATTTTGCAAATGTTGTACCTAA GGAGATTAAGAAGATTGTAGCGTTAAccgatattattaatcatcTGTATTCTCAAGATCAACTTGACAAGGTTAAGATAAATGAATTTAAG GTTTATGACTACGCacacaataatttctttgataaagtgtttaaacatattatccaaaagataaatttacgATCATCAGAAATCACTAAACACGTTGACTATTTCAAAAGCTTTTTAATGACGAAGTTAATTTATGTCTAA